The following proteins are co-located in the Fretibacterium sp. OH1220_COT-178 genome:
- a CDS encoding bifunctional enoyl-CoA hydratase/phosphate acetyltransferase, protein MEQIRSLSQMIEEAKKLCASKGRKRISVAMAEDAGLISAIEEARKAGLVDATLVGNVDKVKACIAQAGASEKDYTVIDERSEAKCGLVAVAEVSSKRADIYMKGQLHTDHFLRGMLNKEVGLRSGKVISHCYFHQIEGYDRILFIADAAFNTYPDLKQKADILQNTVNFARALGVECPKVACLAAVEMVNPDMPCTLDACALVQMNQRGQIRNCVVDGPLALDNAINEEAAKIKKISSPVAGHADVLLVPHIDAGNMLAKAIVYFSKNETAGIIVGAAAPVILTSRADSPRAKMLSIAAAVMMAHHAG, encoded by the coding sequence ATGGAACAAATTCGTTCGTTGTCTCAGATGATCGAGGAGGCCAAGAAGCTCTGCGCGAGCAAGGGAAGAAAGCGCATTTCCGTCGCCATGGCGGAGGATGCGGGCCTGATATCCGCCATCGAGGAGGCCCGGAAGGCCGGGCTCGTCGATGCGACCCTGGTCGGAAACGTGGATAAGGTCAAGGCCTGCATCGCTCAGGCCGGAGCTTCGGAGAAGGACTACACGGTCATCGACGAGAGGAGCGAGGCCAAATGCGGCCTGGTCGCCGTGGCGGAGGTCTCCTCCAAACGCGCGGACATCTACATGAAGGGGCAGCTGCACACCGACCATTTTCTGCGCGGGATGCTGAACAAGGAGGTCGGGCTCCGGAGCGGCAAGGTCATCTCCCACTGCTACTTCCATCAGATCGAGGGATACGACCGCATCCTCTTCATCGCCGATGCGGCGTTCAACACCTACCCCGATCTGAAGCAGAAGGCCGACATCCTGCAGAACACCGTGAACTTCGCCCGGGCCCTGGGCGTCGAGTGCCCGAAGGTCGCCTGTCTTGCGGCGGTCGAGATGGTCAATCCGGACATGCCCTGCACGCTGGATGCCTGTGCCCTCGTTCAGATGAACCAGCGCGGGCAGATCAGGAACTGCGTCGTGGACGGTCCCCTGGCCCTGGACAACGCCATCAACGAGGAGGCGGCGAAGATCAAGAAGATCTCCTCCCCGGTGGCGGGACATGCGGATGTCCTGCTGGTCCCGCACATCGACGCCGGGAATATGCTGGCGAAGGCGATCGTCTACTTCTCCAAGAACGAGACGGCGGGAATCATCGTCGGCGCTGCGGCCCCGGTCATCCTGACGAGCCGCGCGGACTCTCCGCGCGCCAAGATGCTCTCCATCGCCGCAGCCGTCATGATGGCCCATCACGCGGGCTGA
- the buk gene encoding butyrate kinase yields MKIFVINPGSTSTKIALFEGARCLWTETQRYDASELEPFASVAEQEGFRYERIAQILEEKGIEASSFSAVVGRGGLLKPVPGGTYRVGARMLQDLKSMAYGSHASNLGAALAVRFAAAAGDVPAFIVDPVVVDELADEARVSGLPEIPRISIFHALNQKAVARRAAAELGKTLADCNLVVAHMGGGVSVGAHLKGRVIDVNNALDGEGPMSPERSGSLPVGALASLCFSGRHTLTEVQRMICGRGGLVAHLGTNDLREVEKRVSSGDAKAVLVFDALCLQIAKEIGACSAVLKGSVDAIVLTGGLAYSDRLCEALTARVGFIARILRYPGEDEMQALAEGALRVLNGEESALDYD; encoded by the coding sequence ATGAAAATTTTTGTCATCAATCCCGGTTCCACCAGCACGAAGATCGCCCTCTTCGAGGGGGCCCGTTGTCTTTGGACGGAGACGCAGCGCTACGACGCTTCCGAGCTCGAGCCGTTTGCCTCGGTGGCGGAGCAAGAGGGATTTCGTTATGAACGCATAGCGCAGATTCTCGAGGAGAAGGGCATCGAGGCGTCCTCCTTCTCTGCGGTCGTGGGGCGCGGAGGCCTCCTCAAGCCGGTTCCGGGCGGAACCTATCGGGTGGGGGCTCGGATGCTTCAGGATCTGAAAAGCATGGCCTACGGCTCTCATGCCAGCAACCTGGGAGCCGCCCTGGCCGTACGATTTGCAGCGGCCGCCGGCGATGTCCCGGCCTTTATCGTCGATCCTGTCGTCGTGGACGAGCTGGCCGACGAGGCACGGGTCTCCGGGCTTCCCGAGATCCCGAGGATTTCGATCTTTCACGCCCTGAACCAGAAGGCCGTGGCGCGCCGTGCAGCGGCGGAACTGGGCAAGACCTTGGCGGACTGCAATCTGGTCGTGGCGCACATGGGCGGCGGGGTCTCCGTCGGAGCGCACCTCAAGGGACGGGTGATCGACGTCAACAACGCCCTGGATGGCGAGGGGCCCATGTCCCCCGAGCGATCGGGAAGCCTTCCGGTCGGTGCTCTGGCCTCACTTTGTTTCAGCGGCCGGCATACACTGACCGAGGTGCAGCGGATGATCTGCGGGAGGGGCGGCCTTGTGGCGCATTTGGGGACCAACGACCTCCGGGAGGTGGAGAAGCGTGTCTCCTCCGGAGATGCGAAGGCCGTACTGGTCTTCGATGCCCTGTGCCTCCAGATCGCCAAGGAGATCGGAGCCTGCTCCGCCGTGCTGAAGGGATCCGTCGACGCGATCGTCCTGACGGGCGGTTTGGCGTACAGCGATCGGTTGTGCGAGGCCCTGACGGCTCGAGTCGGCTTTATCGCTCGCATCCTGCGCTATCCCGGCGAGGACGAGATGCAGGCCTTGGCCGAGGGGGCCCTGCGGGTTCTCAACGGGGAGGAGAGCGCGCTGGACTACGACTGA
- a CDS encoding aminotransferase class IV yields the protein MELCYIDGRFVPPEAAVLPVSDLMIQRGVGVFETIGTYERRPLMLTPHLERLLAGAERYRIRPVLSLEAMREVVREGIARLDMEVQIKVYLSGGDIFEPGRGFVSPRFFAVFERLSLPSPELYGRGVVLEPVDAGRDNPEVKSVDYRATYALSRPDAFEVLYCPGGEITEGGHSSFFLVRDGVLITAPLSRVLGGTTRRAILEIARGEGIPVEERCPTLGELAGAAEAFLTGSVKKVLPVSQIGDRIIGDGRPGPITARLSELYLGHIRRWLE from the coding sequence ATGGAGTTGTGTTATATCGACGGGCGCTTCGTTCCGCCCGAGGCGGCCGTGTTGCCCGTCAGCGATCTGATGATCCAAAGGGGCGTTGGGGTCTTCGAGACGATTGGGACGTATGAGAGGAGGCCCCTGATGCTGACGCCGCACCTGGAGCGCCTTCTGGCGGGGGCCGAGCGGTACCGGATCCGTCCGGTCCTGTCCCTCGAGGCGATGCGGGAGGTCGTGCGGGAGGGGATCGCCCGCCTGGACATGGAGGTGCAGATCAAGGTCTATCTCTCCGGGGGCGATATCTTCGAGCCCGGGAGAGGGTTCGTGTCCCCTCGTTTTTTTGCCGTCTTCGAGAGGCTGAGCCTCCCGTCGCCCGAGCTCTACGGGAGGGGTGTCGTGCTCGAGCCGGTCGATGCGGGGCGCGATAATCCGGAGGTCAAAAGCGTGGACTACAGGGCGACCTATGCCCTGTCCCGTCCCGACGCATTCGAGGTGCTCTACTGTCCGGGGGGCGAGATCACCGAGGGAGGGCACAGCTCGTTCTTTCTTGTACGGGACGGAGTTCTGATCACGGCGCCGTTGTCGCGGGTCCTCGGGGGCACGACGCGCAGGGCCATCCTGGAGATCGCACGCGGGGAGGGCATACCGGTGGAGGAGCGCTGCCCCACGCTCGGGGAGCTGGCCGGGGCTGCGGAGGCCTTCCTCACCGGAAGCGTGAAGAAGGTCCTTCCCGTGTCGCAGATAGGGGATCGGATAATCGGTGACGGCCGCCCGGGCCCGATAACCGCGCGGCTATCCGAGCTCTACCTCGGTCATATCCGGAGATGGCTGGAATGA
- a CDS encoding DUF6305 family protein: protein MKRIAVLSFLLVLAAGSLAFAAVTGAEAPKGEQPLLITNAGQGPGGKMGRLLVTRSEAVKEMTYNAEPKPEDLEKGGFKTMLVVIGSSAKGLGASGITIDQEIERLNAMMAKAKELKIQVIAAHIEGKARRGKPGSADERSIDAILPGADHIVVNKEGDADGKFTKFAEEHKIPITYLDSAMDLNAFAKAMYVR from the coding sequence ATGAAGAGAATCGCCGTACTGTCCTTTTTGCTGGTCTTGGCTGCGGGCTCGTTGGCTTTTGCCGCCGTGACCGGAGCGGAGGCTCCGAAGGGCGAGCAGCCGCTGCTGATCACCAACGCGGGCCAGGGTCCCGGGGGGAAGATGGGGCGTCTTTTGGTGACCCGTTCCGAGGCGGTCAAGGAGATGACCTACAATGCGGAGCCCAAGCCGGAGGATCTGGAAAAGGGCGGGTTCAAGACCATGCTCGTCGTCATCGGTTCGTCGGCCAAGGGGCTCGGTGCCTCCGGCATCACCATCGACCAGGAGATCGAGCGGCTGAACGCCATGATGGCCAAGGCCAAGGAGCTGAAAATCCAGGTGATCGCCGCCCATATCGAGGGCAAGGCCCGACGCGGCAAGCCCGGCAGTGCGGATGAGCGGTCCATCGATGCGATTCTGCCGGGGGCGGATCACATCGTCGTCAACAAGGAGGGGGACGCGGACGGCAAGTTCACGAAATTCGCCGAGGAGCATAAGATTCCCATCACCTACCTGGACAGCGCCATGGACCTCAACGCTTTTGCCAAGGCGATGTACGTCCGGTAG
- the buk gene encoding butyrate kinase, whose translation MTFSILTINPGSTSTKLARFEGEVCVWKDTLRHSMEELAIFGAVADQFDFRMQHIRSALAAHDGEDVHLDAVVGRGGIIDPVPGGTYRVDPSLVQRLRLGRPWDHPSNLGGVLAFALAESWGAPAFIVDPVSVDEMMPEAKVTGLPELVKPSFLHALNVKAMVRRAARELGRPWDAVNCVVAHLGGGVSVVAHRKGRAVDVNSANEWGPFSLDRVGGLPVGDFVRLCFSGRYSEGEVRRKLTSGGGLRAYVGTNDMLEVNRRVEAGDEEAALYRRAMVWQIAKEIGAQAVSIGESVDAIVFTGGIANDGGFIRMLQERVQWIAPCLVYPGEDELLALAQGGLRVLRGEETARDYASSVIR comes from the coding sequence ATGACGTTCTCCATTTTGACGATCAACCCCGGTTCCACCAGCACTAAGCTGGCCCGATTCGAGGGGGAGGTGTGCGTGTGGAAGGACACGCTGCGGCATTCCATGGAGGAGCTGGCGATTTTTGGCGCGGTCGCGGACCAGTTCGATTTTCGCATGCAACACATCCGTTCGGCCCTCGCCGCCCACGATGGAGAGGACGTTCACCTGGACGCGGTGGTGGGGCGCGGGGGGATCATCGATCCCGTGCCCGGGGGAACTTATCGGGTCGACCCTTCCCTGGTCCAGCGTCTGAGGCTTGGCCGACCTTGGGATCATCCCTCGAACCTCGGGGGCGTCCTTGCCTTTGCCCTGGCCGAGTCGTGGGGCGCCCCCGCCTTCATCGTCGACCCCGTCTCCGTCGACGAGATGATGCCCGAGGCGAAGGTGACCGGGCTTCCCGAGCTGGTCAAGCCCTCCTTTCTACATGCGCTCAACGTCAAGGCGATGGTCCGGCGTGCGGCGCGCGAGCTCGGAAGGCCTTGGGATGCCGTCAACTGCGTGGTGGCTCACCTCGGAGGCGGAGTGAGCGTGGTGGCCCACCGCAAGGGACGTGCCGTCGATGTGAACAGTGCCAACGAGTGGGGGCCCTTTTCGCTGGATCGCGTCGGGGGGCTGCCGGTGGGGGATTTCGTGCGGCTCTGCTTCAGCGGGCGCTACAGCGAGGGGGAGGTTCGCCGCAAGCTGACCTCCGGTGGAGGGCTCCGCGCCTACGTTGGGACGAACGACATGCTGGAGGTCAACCGACGCGTCGAGGCGGGGGACGAAGAGGCTGCGTTGTACCGCAGGGCGATGGTCTGGCAGATTGCCAAGGAGATCGGGGCGCAGGCCGTCTCGATCGGGGAATCCGTTGACGCCATCGTTTTTACGGGCGGGATCGCTAACGATGGCGGCTTCATCCGAATGCTCCAGGAACGGGTGCAATGGATCGCCCCCTGCCTGGTCTATCCTGGGGAGGACGAGCTTCTGGCTCTGGCTCAGGGAGGACTTCGGGTCCTGAGGGGCGAGGAAACGGCGCGGGACTACGCGTCGAGCGTCATCCGTTAA